In a single window of the Chaetodon trifascialis isolate fChaTrf1 chromosome 19, fChaTrf1.hap1, whole genome shotgun sequence genome:
- the il20ra gene encoding interleukin-20 receptor subunit alpha, with translation MWTVLMFLYLGALYFTVASSPPSPVNVIFSSVNLRNTLHWIPGNGTPDDTHFTVQYAIYGDSVEDSKGRRVNWRAVRRCTEIVRSWCDLSNETWDLEQGYYARVRAVSRRTSSKWALTWRFDPKSDTSFGPPLVSVDIDNNTAIITLKGPMMYQPNNQTPVVSMAALYPQMTYNLSINNIGRAQMSHILVVSGPYKYRLMEYNTEYCFSAKAKFHSMPIPCQPSAWQCMTTPPDPVIGQLQRVVVGIVVTSGCMCMLLVVGYLLYHYVTGTGQKTPYILNRPSFKLPPLTSPRENLNFSTVIKPSDIKGGTSEPACTNQQHIADPPPGYTPQRSETYPQPDGPWDDESIDYGFLVTAPRISVREEEEERERRHDGGDDGNNKDEKQTRRSGDTNEKEGWRVEDGCFTGVCAPQAKPYLSHTSSHTCPQTHTRRERSTLTQAHACSRVNSAASIQAQAPLLSFQGGELQREEEGKEFPGLFMNQAPQFGFFHIPLNLRTKKESGTGVEMDRKVRGRAGGKIDGGVEVERGSERVPLFSYASQNIADMSIFHADQSDFLPVDYGVLRLATGDEVEKDEEEEEGTTCIDWDPETRKLVLPELAMEFTKEEGLDELMHGGRGRENRVGGEEEEEEEEVNAMKDELTLKSVYVREASEEEANAERGVERGGERQWEADDILTKWDLVISMDQ, from the exons CTATGGGGACAGTGTTGAGGACAGCAAAGGAAGACGGGTGAACTGGAGGGCGGTGCGGCGGTGTACAGAAATAGTGCGGAGCTGGTGCGATCTGAGCAACGAGACGTGGGATCTGGAGCAGGGGTACTATGCCAGGGTTCGTGCTGTGAGCAGGAGAACGTCCTCCAAATGGGCACTGACGTGGAGATTCGATCCAAAGTCAGACA ctaGTTTTGGCCCTCCGCTGGTTTCTGTGGACATAGACAACAACACTGCCATCATCACCTTGAAGGGACCGATGATGTATCAGCCTAACAACCAAACCCCAGTGGTTTCGATGGCAGCACTCTACCCTCAGATGACATACAACCTCTCCATCAACAACATCGGCCGTGCCCAGATG AGCCACATCCTAGTGGTCTCCGGTCCATACAAGTACCGCCTGATGGAGTACAATACAGAGTACTGCTTCTCCGCCAAGGCAAAATTCCACTCCATGCCCATCCCCTGTCAGCCCTCGGCATGGCAGTGCATGACCACGCCTCCAG ACcctgtgattggccagctgcAGAGGGTGGTTGTGGGTATTGTTGTTACATCTGGGTGTATGTGTATGCTGTTGGTGGTTGGCTACCTTCTGTATCACTACGTGACAGGGACAGGACAGAAGACCCCATATATACTG AACCGGCCTTCTTTTAAACTGCCCCCTCTGACATCCCCCCGTGAGAATCTGAACTTCAGCACCGTCATCAAGCCATCAGACATCAAAGGAGGCACATCTGAACCTGCATGCACCAACCAGCAACACATCGCAGATCCCCCACCAGGATACACCCCCCAGAGGTCCGAAACATACCCACAGCCTGACGGACCCTGGGATGATGAGTCCATTGACTATGGGTTTCTTGTCACAGCCCCGAGAATCAgtgtcagagaagaagaggaggaaagagagaggaggcatgACGGAGGGGACGATGGGAATAATAAAGATGAAAAGCAGACACGCCGATCAGGAGACACTAATGAGAAGGAAGGGTGGAGAGTTGAGGATGGATGCTTCACTGGAGTTTGCGCTCCCCAGGCAAAGCCCTACCTCTCgcacacatcatcacacacatgcccacaaacacacactcggagagagaggagcacactcacacaggcgCACGCATGTTCACGGGTAAACTCAGCTGCGTCGATCCAAGCTCAGGCACCATTACTGTCCTTTCagggaggagagctgcagagagaggaggagggtaaAGAGTTTCCCGGTTTGTTTATGAACCAAGCCCCACAATTTGGCTTCTTCCACATTCCTTTAAATCTACGAACAAAGAAGGAGAGTGGAACGGGGGTAGAGATGGACAgaaaggtgagaggaagagcaggtggGAAGATAGATGGAGGCGTGGAAGTAGAGCGTGGGAGTGAGAGAGTACCCCTTTTTTCTTACGCCTCTCAAAACATCGCAGACATGTCCATCTTCCACGCTGACCAATCAGATTTCTTGCCAGTTGACTATGGCGTTCTGAGACTGGCAACAGGGGATGAAgtagagaaagatgaagaggaagaggagggaactACTTGTATTGATTGGGATCCTGAGACCAGGAAACTAGTGTTGCCAGAGTTGGCGATGGAGTTCACCAAGGAGGAGGGCTTGGATGAGTTGATgcatggagggagagggagggagaacagggtgggaggagaggaggaggaggaggaggaggaggtgaatgCGATGAAGGATGAGCTGACATTGAAGAGTGTGTATGTCAGGGAAGCGTCTGAGGAAGAGGCAAACGCAGAGAGAGGGGTGGAAAGAGGTGGGGAAAGGCAGTGGGAGGCTGATGATATTTTGACCAAGTGGGACTTGGTAATCTCGATGGATCAGTAG